Genomic DNA from Lepeophtheirus salmonis chromosome 9, UVic_Lsal_1.4, whole genome shotgun sequence:
CATCATTATGCCATTCTGAGAACTCCATACTCTTAGGAACGCGATTTCAAGACACGGAAGATGTCTCAATTGAGGATCAGTTACTATTTCCTAATAGTGCTTCTGGCTCTGTAGCATTGGAACATGATATTTGCTCATTatataggaaaagaaaagatgAGTCCCTAGAACCTGCCTTTTCATTACCCTTAGGTGTCGCTGTCGTTGATATAGCCATTGTTGTGTATGGTGTCGTTTTCCCAAGGGTTGCTCAAAAGCATCGTGTGCAAATGCTCAATCACTTCATGGAGCAGTTAAAGCAAACAACGAAAACAAACGCTAGAACAGAAGCAAtacatcttaatatttttagtgcTATTCTGTCAGGGCTGAAAGGCATGGTAGATGCAAAAGTCGGATTTGGGAATCAAGAGGATGTTAAAAGTGCTTTAAGCAAACTAATACTtggtatacataaaatatttataggtaaaagtatttttagtaagGAATACTTTTTGTTCCTTCCTTATAGGTTCATTGACCTCCCAAAACCCTTTAATGCGGTGTGTGTCTGCCGAAGCCTTAGGCCGTATGGCTCAAGTTGTTTCAGATTCTAAATTTGTAGCAGAAATGGCTCAAAATTCATTCGATTGTTTGAAATCTGCAAGGGATGTTGTCTCAAGGACGGGACATTCTCTTGCATTAGGATGTTTACATCATTATGTTGGGGGTATGGGCTCATCTCAGCATCTTCACACATCTGTTTCTATCCTACTGGCTCTGGCTCAAGATTCTGCAAGTCCTCAAGTTCAAGTTTGGTCCTTACACGCTttggtatttctttttttaaatatataaatctaaagTGCGAGAGGaatatagtataatttattttttgtaggcaTTAATAGCGGATTCAGGCGGTCCAATGTTTAGAAGCTTTGTGGAACCTACTCTCTCTACTATTTTAAAACTGTTAATCATAGTCCAATCCTCGCAACTTGAAGTTATGGTATGTCTGGGAAGGGTTTTATCCGCGTTAATAACGACTGTTGGACCAGAACTTCAAGGAACAAGTACATCCATAACTACTGCTCGGTCTTCATTCCTTGTAGCTTGTACCATACTCCAAAATCATGGACATTCGATAGTTGAAGCTGAAGCCATTAGCTCTCTTCAGCAACTTCATATGTTCGCTCCATCACATGTAGATCTGGCTACTCTTGTACCTAATCTCTGTAGACTTTTGTGCTCAAATCATTTTGTTCTCAGAGCTTCTGCTGTCTCATGTCTCAGGCAGTTTGCTCAAAGGGAAGCAAAAGAAGTTTGTGAACATGCATTAACTTTACTTAATGATCAAAAAGGTGGAGATACATCTGAGTTTGTTCAATTCAAAGAGTCTGGTCTCCCTGGtgtatttttctctcttttggATCTTGAAGTAAATGGCAATATGATTTCTAATATTCATGATACATTGAATTCTGTTATGCAATCAATGGCTGCTGAGAATTTAACTATGTGGCTCTCTCTACTTCGAGAAGTTCTGACAGTTAGCACAGACTCTGATTCTCCAGGtattttctacaatttgaaaatagtaTATGAAGTGTCATAGgactaatatatttaattaattttaagcttTGGACGAAGATAAAGATGAGGATGCAGATGACGCGGAGTTTAATGCTGGGGATGATAGCAATAAAGAAATTGTTCACCCCAGATGGCCAACCCGCGTTTTTGCAGCTATGTGTCTCAGAAAAATTATATCAGGTAATAGTATAGCTgtgatatgaataaatatattttgaatattctttcTCTCAATTAGAATGTTGTCAGGGAGATAGAGCTCATTATGATCTCGGATTGGCTAAGGAAATGCAATTAAGTCAATTCAATGGAGGAAATGACTATCTTGTGCTTCATCTATCAGAATTAGTTCGTGTTGCTTTCATGGCCGCCACAAGTGAGTCTGATCCCTTGAGACTTGAAGGACTTAAAACATTAGAAGTAAGTATCACTTTGATTTGAATACATTCAATACACAATAACACATAAATGGATTAATTTTCTTTCACTCAGGTTGTCATCGAAAAATTTGGGGATACTCAAGAGCCCGAATTTCCGGGTCATGTCATTCTTGAGCAATATCAGGCACAAGTTGGAGCAGCTCTACGCCCAGCCTTTTCTTCTGATACAGCTAGTCATGTGACCTCTTCTGCATGTGACGTATGTTCGTGTTGGATTGGATCTGGGGTCGCTAGAGATTTGAATGATTTGAGACGTGTATATCAACTTCTTGTGGGATCTTTGGAAAAACTGAGGAAGGGCTCTGGCTctcaaatttataatgaaagtgCTCTTACCCTGGAGAAGCTTTCAATACTTAAGGCTTGGGCGGAAGTATATATTGTATCCATGAAAGATGACAACAAAGGAGTTGGGAATGACGACGATTTTGAGGAATTTGACTCTCTTGGTTCAAATTCTTCCATGGGATCCCTTGCGACTCTGGTTCAGTCAGAGCTTTCTTCTTTATCGAAACACTGGATTGCTGCTTTGAGAGATTATGCTCTTCTATCCTTGCCTCCAGAATTTAAGTCCCAATTACCTTATGACGGAGGAGctttttatacaaatgataCAATCGAATCTGCTCGACCTCATTATCGTTCTACTTGGCCACAAATGCTCCAAGCTTCTGCCATTTGGCTGACTGTTGGAAATGGTTTTTGTGCTCATCTCTCTGCTAATTCTCAAGAGGAAACTGACGAAacaaaagatgaagaaaataacatggaagatgataataataacagatttcatcttatttttggAGTTTGTATTGAGGCTTTGAGTAATAGTCGATGCAGTGATCTTACTCAAGTACAGGTTACAAGTTGTCTTATAGGATTAAAAACACTTTTGGACGATCCATGGTGTCGAAGTAACCCCTTTTTGAATTCACCAGAGCTTGCGGTTGAGCTTTGTAATGTGTTACATCGTACCATATTAACAAGGGATCGGCCATCCATACAAATTCTTGTCATGGATGTTCTTATTTCCCTTCTTGAAATGCGTAAATTCCTTATTTCAAATGAAAGTAGTAATGGAGAGACGgaagaaaagaggaaaatacTTCCTGAAGGAGGCACTGACGGAAAAATAGAGCCTGGACAATCTGTTGTATTTGCTTCATTAGAAGTCTGTCTCTGCATATTGATTCGCCACTATCCCGACTTATCAACCCGCGCCACAAACTTGAATTCATTCACGGCTATTCAAGCAAAATCCTTTTCCATAGTCATTAAACAGCAGCAACAAACTCAACCAGAGCTCATTACTCGAGCTATTAGTGCACTCTCACTCATTCCTGATCTTTGTTCACCTTCTGGAGCTCTTACTGTGCTACCTTCTGTACTGTATCTCTTGACTGGAGTTCTGATAAAAGAATCGAAAGCCCTTGTGGAAGACGCCTTTCGTGAGTCGGATGAGCAATCTCCACCGATTAGTGCATCCATTACTGCTATTAAAAATGTTCTTGCATTAAATTTAGAGTTGCAGGAAGAAGAGGAAAAACGGTGGGAGGAACTACTAAGTAGTTCCTTTGCACAAATCATCAAAGAATATGACTCCTTGGATGAACATACTCTAATTCTATGTCTAACACTTTTAATAATACGAGCTCCAACCTCAGTCACCCTCTCTTTGAAAACTCACACTCTAGATCCTTTCAAGAAATGTCTCAGGGATGACCAGGAGAGTCGAGTAAAGCTACGATGCATTCAAGCCCTTCAGTCAGTGTTCCAGCATCCCCAAAAGAGAATATCTCATTTTTACATTGTTTCCCTCTCCCCTCGTCTATTTCAAATCAGTTTCATGCtccattcaaatttgaaaagtgAAACAGATCTTCGATTTCTTCTCGAGTGTCACAATTTGATCGAGTCTCTTATTGTTAAGGGAGGATCCCCTAATGCCATTCTACAGTTCTTAATACCAGCATTAGTTAATCAACTCCTCTCAGGAGATGCTTTATTTAAATGTACGAATAAATTCGTTCTAGGACTGCACGACAAAGCCCTTAATAAATTGACACTGATTGGACAAAAATATCCCAGTGAATTTAAAGATACTTTAGGTGGACAAAAGGCTCTAAAAAATAAGTTGGAAACGGCTCTTAAGGACAATCAGTTGAGATTTAGTCAAAAATCCCAGAATATTCCTTCAACACCTTCAAGtccaattaaaaacatttctggGGATCATCAAGTTTGTAATGACTCGAATAAACAATCCTCGACTCCTAGTATTAAACTCTCTACggattttagtaattttgtaGTCAAGTAAAATTGTACATTTGGAGCTCTCTTTACTCTATTATTtcttaactataatttaactaacatattagtttttgatttttttaaatttaaattagtatcatctttaatttattactctTGTTTATAATGAGGAGTTTTGCTTCAACATAGGAAATgaagtttgttatttttctttcttttcaatcCATTGCCATtacctaatttaattatatattatagtttattaattataattgttaatgcttttgtttttaattgatttaatgattattttccccatcttttttattttatttttttaaagtgggaCTTTTCTTtcgttataataattaattaattataaatgttattgTTTTCTATATAGTGAAGCATATAtacgtataaattatattactcaagtgaatcattaaataaaaattcatttttataattatataaataaaaagataatcaaGTGGACAGTGAAGAGAAAAATCTAAAGGGAGATTCTATTTTCCTAGACTggattaaatatttgtcaaatccCTGGTTCAGATTAATCACATAATACGATTTAAGTAACATGACCAGACCCTCTGATTATTAGGTCCCAAGGGAGTCTCCGTTTAGCCTTCTAATTATAACTTGTTGATTCATGTAaaacattttcactgacgtcataaattgcatcataattgacgGAGACACTGTTGGgtgctcaaagttgatatttttacagcataaaatagaaaagtttctaggcttgtgaacggaacagtttttttaaaagctaaaaatgagattttagcgttctgTCCCAATGGGTCATAGTTATTTTGGAAGTTGTCTACGGGATAAGTATAATAGAAACAAGACTAGGCAGTTAACTATTCTCACGTTCTTAATTATtccaagagtactttacagccaaaaataaaaaacaacatttttcggatgtatttaaagtacttcacattgagttgGTATTAGTGTTGGACTGAAACcctcatattttttgttggaccgaataaGTTcggtctcataaaaaaattcggtctacGTCTGTCCAAAGTAAAAGTTCGGTCCCAatcaaatcggtctagaccaattttacatataaattatcaataacatgaaatcatatgttttttttttaaatgaatgacagttgatctagaaaaaaaaaatggtctctcataatatacaAGACCCAAAAGAATCAGTGCACGGTCAGAGACCGTGGTCTGGACCATAAAATTACtaagaccgaaccaaaaaaaaaaaaaaaaaatcggtgttggaccgagtatcaacactattagatatttgagttagacattatgtttaacgttactggctGCAATCAAGgttaattgtatttctattagtcTTGGTTACCATGTATTTTTACAATGTCGCTGACAAGATGGGTTTAGttcaataaaactatttatttttatgaaaaacacaCGAATATGCAAAAGTTccatagtttatatttatttaaaggcaggcaatatttaaaagagatattacgacattgaattaaaatttatgggaTTAATTGAGGttcccgagagtgttaactgtagttgaAAACCTCCATTTtatctatttgacttaatttggccagAATCttgtcttagaaatataatttaatgatttcCTAATTCTATAAACGTGGCAGCAATTTTGGCTACATTAAGTACAATTTAttgtgcctccaaaggattaatcagtcATTTGTTTgttgaaatgaactataattggttggaaaatgtatttcatgttcaattttgagaaaaattattcatcttccttttgggttgacgtgctacaaatatgaaatttattaccatgactcagtactattaagagtcggtcatattatattttaatgattaactCTTTGGGAATAAGGGAAGAtcgatattattttgtaatgtatGCGTATTTCTTtcccccttcttcttcttcttctcgtCTCTTATTTtctggtatatatatatatgtgtttaaaGTACAGTGTTTTCcctagtataaatagtcatgtatttattgtttataatagaGTAGGTTTtagtattataaagaatatagatgttcttataaataaccgTTGTCTTCTTACTCCACGCCTTTCgttctcctcacttctctcggtcgtcctggatctctccacctataaACAGTGTCTGTCTCCTCTCCCTCTTCAAGACACAACATAATTACAATGGACAATGGTATTCTacttctgtaaaaataaaatattattatttttagtcgGCTATTAGTGTTTGAactttaattacattaattttttttatgattcccaCAGACataacagacaaaaaaaaaaaagctttgatGACTCAGACATACATGAAAGTGATCTTGTATTTCTacatttaatctaattttggaATCTCATTTGGAGTATCGGACTTTATTATGCCTCAAAAACTGTACAGCTTCATTTAATGAGCGCGCTAGTGCTGAGTTGTGATCTGATAAATAATCTGTGATGATGAGGGATAGGATTCAACTACGgcattgtagaaaataatttcctgGGTTTTGCAGTTATGAAGGATTCCTCGTTGTCCTATTTCTTTATATGTTACCTACATTGGtgaatatactttaattaatgaCTCAGTTGAACATTAATTGTCATCTCATTCTCATGTACCTGAAATGGAATTGATTTGAAAATGGAGTTGCTACTTGGATACTTGGATGGACATTATGTTTGAGAGGGTTTTCGGGTTTCCTCCTAGTTATAGGCCAGAATGAATATCCTGTTCAGCTCAAAGTTTGGAACTCGAGTCAAAATGAATTCATAGTACGAactataaataacttaattatgtagagaaaaacgcgtgcaaggagaagagggggagaaagacttatggtatcattgtttaaaatacagatgggattatcagctgcctgctttattatgatttttgagggtataacgaaagtatttattagcaaaatgtttaataaagatatactacgtataagcTACCTGTCACTATGATTAATTACTTAGATTAAAAATGAGGGTTTTCAATGGACGATGTGATGAATCCATCACTTTTTAACAGAAATGTATTTTgcctttttaaaattgttatttcatgAAAGAATTATTTATCAGGCTTAGTGGTACGTGATTAGTATAGGTGATAATATTGTAGACAAAAACGCGTGGGAGGAGAAGatgggggggagaaagacatatggtatcattgtttaaaatactgatgtgattatcagtgagaatcacatcagtatttatcagttgcctgctttattatgttttttgagGATAtgacgaaagtatttattagcaaaatgtttaataaagatatacttaagggtgataattttggtaagaatagaaaagcgtgcgaggagaaaagaagaattacttatggcatcattgattaaataatatacatcttcttctatcaatcatgaacgttatcattcccgcctttattattcaatattaatataatatgagatggtgatagtcgatagagaactgaataaaatccccaaaatgacgtcgccttctgtctggatttatgaaaatggaggcccaggaatttggaaaatacttaccggatgagaaacagatggtttgtcggatttgtcgatataaatgtgcctttagtctcctatctagaattacacaccactcattatcctcatctcatatcaagagcatggatattcatctaaaaaatcaagttaatgatgaatacatcaagtcaaactttaactctgatctcacaaagatgcttattgcatgtaatataaccttatccattgctaatcatctatgttcaaaaaatttatggagaaatacacgggtaaacctatcccttcccgagaaaccatcattaaattaaaggaggatgttggtactgatgtcatttatagaaatacatataaaaatgttttgagtcatccacaccaaatgatgatcaagttatcagtaaaaagtatttacgaatatcgaaatggaactctgaattttgtactatctcacagtaagtattcaatttgtttttaaatctaaccataaaatatgattgtattttagctaaacatatcaagaattatgatacacaactcagtaaagggcaaaaataactgcttaaatggtcacaacaacgggggtagtagctttggatggtttgcaactagtttgtctgagactacttacttcgctttaagacttgggtatgataatgaGGTTTTCCAacattacatagtcaataaatattacttttttatcactaaaggcttagctatggttgatgggctccaagaaatggtgttcagaaaactcataaaaggcaaaaacaagtgtttaaatggtcacaacaacgagggtagttacattgggtgttgcattataattaacaattgtgtatatccatcatgataatagtatgttgttatataagcatac
This window encodes:
- the LOC121123948 gene encoding HEAT repeat-containing protein 5B is translated as MEGGYILDAELLKDVSDAKRGPGLYSWLRQLDKAQETVGRSWSKEVQETLRSQLLEVILGSGSPPIRTLASKVMVRLFCGGETIRLFETINALNDVLSKNKDDLPTRRLGAISCLGIMYADLGRLTGRSYEETSSLLVKGLKSGECITRVETMNALGKISGSLGSAAVPVHRDIYKSCRLALTDRAMSVKTGSALCLLSLSEHATFLHTSELENIATLCFRAMDGANYEARKAIAKLLGTLIAKTLIESPTGKKVISKKSSHIPGEASTLLTIEEAFTILGNGFIKGGSSSGLIKGGSPVSQDVRVGISHSYVVTVTTLGGLWLEKNHNIFLTHILELVSHPKASSTHVDAVYSRRCAGFIIRTLLGKLLGEKSQLKACEDLINMVARMVKSLDIGNSNGGSGGGSKDSNSNSISASSPVLDSSHSQHALYVALTELGFLLIRLGTSARSLVQTDSILTSVLLSVLIHPSQAPRLAAAWCLRCLCIAVPSHLTPTIDKCLEGLDSLKTSPEAIAGYSSALAALLGAVRHTPLGIPHTRGKVLFNVGEELLRTASQNSRLSRERTQAGWHLIGAIMTLGSSVVKGLLPRMMLLWRNAFPRSLKELESEKARGDAFTWKISLEARAGALATIHSFLQNCPELLNEDIRRRICVPVESALTLLGNVGNVLKSYQSELKALSAMLRLRLFETLSLLPPSCLESSFTPLLRLLVAEFTLTDGQSNAFTSLLPSLCHSENSILLGTRFQDTEDVSIEDQLLFPNSASGSVALEHDICSLYRKRKDESLEPAFSLPLGVAVVDIAIVVYGVVFPRVAQKHRVQMLNHFMEQLKQTTKTNARTEAIHLNIFSAILSGLKGMVDAKVGFGNQEDVKSALSKLILGSLTSQNPLMRCVSAEALGRMAQVVSDSKFVAEMAQNSFDCLKSARDVVSRTGHSLALGCLHHYVGGMGSSQHLHTSVSILLALAQDSASPQVQVWSLHALALIADSGGPMFRSFVEPTLSTILKLLIIVQSSQLEVMVCLGRVLSALITTVGPELQGTSTSITTARSSFLVACTILQNHGHSIVEAEAISSLQQLHMFAPSHVDLATLVPNLCRLLCSNHFVLRASAVSCLRQFAQREAKEVCEHALTLLNDQKGGDTSEFVQFKESGLPGVFFSLLDLEVNGNMISNIHDTLNSVMQSMAAENLTMWLSLLREVLTVSTDSDSPALDEDKDEDADDAEFNAGDDSNKEIVHPRWPTRVFAAMCLRKIISECCQGDRAHYDLGLAKEMQLSQFNGGNDYLVLHLSELVRVAFMAATSESDPLRLEGLKTLEVVIEKFGDTQEPEFPGHVILEQYQAQVGAALRPAFSSDTASHVTSSACDVCSCWIGSGVARDLNDLRRVYQLLVGSLEKLRKGSGSQIYNESALTLEKLSILKAWAEVYIVSMKDDNKGVGNDDDFEEFDSLGSNSSMGSLATLVQSELSSLSKHWIAALRDYALLSLPPEFKSQLPYDGGAFYTNDTIESARPHYRSTWPQMLQASAIWLTVGNGFCAHLSANSQEETDETKDEENNMEDDNNNRFHLIFGVCIEALSNSRCSDLTQVQVTSCLIGLKTLLDDPWCRSNPFLNSPELAVELCNVLHRTILTRDRPSIQILVMDVLISLLEMRKFLISNESSNGETEEKRKILPEGGTDGKIEPGQSVVFASLEVCLCILIRHYPDLSTRATNLNSFTAIQAKSFSIVIKQQQQTQPELITRAISALSLIPDLCSPSGALTVLPSVLYLLTGVLIKESKALVEDAFRESDEQSPPISASITAIKNVLALNLELQEEEEKRWEELLSSSFAQIIKEYDSLDEHTLILCLTLLIIRAPTSVTLSLKTHTLDPFKKCLRDDQESRVKLRCIQALQSVFQHPQKRISHFYIVSLSPRLFQISFMLHSNLKSETDLRFLLECHNLIESLIVKGGSPNAILQFLIPALVNQLLSGDALFKCTNKFVLGLHDKALNKLTLIGQKYPSEFKDTLGGQKALKNKLETALKDNQLRFSQKSQNIPSTPSSPIKNISGDHQVCNDSNKQSSTPSIKLSTDFSNFVVK